GAAAGGAAATAATGCTGCTGAGCTCTTCGCCTGCCCCGATGTAGACGGTGGCCTTGTAGGAGGCGCTTCTCTCAATGCAGAAGAGTTTGCTACCATTATCAGGAGCCTGCCTTAGTGAAGAGATCAGGATAGCGTGTGTAGAAAACCTCAGCCCTGAACTGCAGGGAACATACATAAGCCGCTTCCTTCAACATGATATATTTTGATGGATCATCCCGGATTTGCGCAAGCTGGTCCGGGATTTCATTTATATGTTCATAACGCATCACACAGGCAGAGAATTCAGGAGAAAGACGCAGGTCTTTCGGAACGATGGCCGGCCTGGCAAAGCGGATCATATCACCCACATTGCCGGAAGATTTTGTTATTCCGTATTTTTCCTGCACGTCGTCGAAGATCACAGTTTCAACAACCGTAGGCGAAAAGATAAAATGCGACTCCTGCATTACCCTGTCGAATTCGGGTTGTTCCACTATTTCACTTTCATACCAGTACAGATTATTGTGCAAAGCTCTATAGGCTTTGGCTCTGCCCAATACCCGCGAACCATAAAGATTGGAGATGCCACCCAGCAGTGTGATTTTCACTTTTATATTTTGCTGATGGCAGGAATCCAGTAAGTTAAAAACGGCATCGTAATTCCTTCTCTTTTCATCTACCGTTCCCGGCACCACGATATGAATCTCATCTTCAATCGCGCCCGGCTGCCTGTATTGTGTTTCATCGAAAATGGCGCCCGGAATATTGCGTACAATTTTTCCTGCCGGGAGTTTGGAGCAAAGGGCGTCTTCAAGGGTACTGCTCAGCACGGTGAATTCATGCACAGCCCTGACCAGTCTCTTTTTTCCGTAATTCCTTACAAAACGACGCAGGGAACCATTGTTATGATATTCAAAATAATTGTTGATGTCATGAAGTGTGAGAATGGTCCTTACTCCCGGGAGTAACCGAACCATACGGGCATAGTGGATGAAGTTGTCTTCCACCGAGTCCAACAGCAGCATTTCAATGCCGGCGCTATCAATTTCATTCCTGATAACTCTTACAAAGTGTGCCTTCGACATGGCTTCAGGCCTGATCACCCAATTGAAACGCTGCTGTTCATCTTTCAACAGGTATTTCAATTGTTCCGCAGCGGGGACATAGCAGAAAACAGTGAGCTGGTTGTCCGGATGATTGAACAACCTGATCAGGGTATACGCCACTTCAAAATGAGTAGTTTCAAATATGCCTATGCGCATGAACGTTAGTGATGAATAATAAAATCCCTTTCCAATTAAACAAATGTAATCAATCCTGCCTGTAAAAGAATGCAAGCCTGCCATTGACGGGAATCGTGTATGTTTGTACCATTGGTCTCTTGCCAACAACCAAACTGAATACCATTGCCGAGTATCCGGAAAAATCTGGCCTATAATTTTCTGCTGTCTGCCAGCCAGGTACTATTGCCATTGGTGTCTATCCCATATTTGAGCAGGGTTTTGTCGCCGGAGGGCATTGGCCGGGTGAGCTTCATCGATTCCTTCACATATTATTTCCTTTTCATTGCCGAGTACGGGATCATTCTGTATGGCATCAGGGAAGTGGCTAAAAAGAAGCAGGATAAAGCTGCCCGTGATGTACTGGTGTCGGAACTGCTGGCGCTGCACCTGATCACTTCTTTGATGGCGACCATATTGTACGCAATAGCCGTGTACCTGTTGTGGGATAAGATCAGGGATATCCGGCTCCTGCTGTTTTCCATAAGCTACCTGCTGATCAACAGCTTTGCCTGTGAATGGTATTTTATGGGAATGGAGCGTTTCCGTTTTATCACCCTGAGATCATTGATAACGCGGCTGCTGGCGCTGGGCTCTCTTTTCATACTGGTGAAGGGAGGAGACGATTACTGGATCTATTACGGTATTATGGTGGTGGCGGCCATCGTCAACAGTCTCTGGAACAATCTTAACCTGTTCAGGGAGGTAAAGGTCTCTTTCAGGAATATCGATTGGAAAAAGCATCTTAAGTATACTCATATCACTAATGGGATTAACCTTGCCATGGGAGTAACATTGTTACTGGATAATGTGTTGCTGCGGCTGGTAAGCACAGCGGCAGTGGTGGGTATCTATGCACTATCCGCCAAAATACTCAGGATGGCTACATTGCTGATCACGGATTCCCTGCAGGTATTTTACCCAAGGATCGCTGCATTAAAGGGAGAGGGGAACGATGATAGAAAACAGGAAGTGATGCAGAAGAATCTGCAGTTCCTGGTCTTCTTTGCTGTTCCCATGTCTGCAGGTATTTGCCTGCTGGCCGGCCCGCTGGTGCGATTGCTATTCGGCGATGGATATACCGAAGCCATCCCAACGATCCGCATCTTGTCTTGTTTTCCACTTTTGCGCGGACTCAGCCTGTTTTTCTGCAACCAGGTGTTGATAGCGCATCACCAGGAGAAGAAAGCGTTCATCAGCCTGGCTATCGGCAATCTCTTATACATCCCTGTAATGCTATTGCTTTCCTTGCAATGGCAGTACAGGGGGGCGGCTGCTTCCCTGATTATTGGGGAGATCCTGGTATTATCTTTAGCCTATGTTTTAGCCTCCCGCACATTTCCCTTGCTGCGGTTGTTTGACAGAAAAACATTCTTCCAGTCTATTCTTTCCGCATCGCTCTTCATTCCAGTTTTCTATTTATTGAATGAGCTCCGGTTGCCGGATCTGATAGTTCTTCTTATCAGCATTCCCGCTTGTACCTTTTTCTATTTTATAATGCAGTTGTATGTTCTGCGCAATGAGTTTGCGCGCGCTATCCTTCAATGGGTCAGCAATAGTTTCATAAAAAAAGAAACTGGCAGTCCATCCGCATAAAATGCAAAAAGCCCTCCAAAGAGGGCTCTCACAATAATGTGTACCTGAAACTAGCCTTTCAGTTTTTCAATCAGTTCTACATATTCTTCCATGGCATTATCCTTGGACTTTCCTTTCAGGGCAGCCCAGGCTTCAAACTTGGCTTTCGATACAAAATCGAATGGATTGGAAGGCGGGTCCACGTTGATGTCCCCTTCGGTGGCCTGCTTGTAATAAGAGTACAATTGCAAAAGCGTGTCATTGCTGGGACGGTCAGTAAGGTTTTTGCTGTCTGCAACTGCTTGCTCGAAGCGGGATTTCAAATCCATAAAAATGTTGATTTGTTGCGAATGTAAGGAATTGTTCAGAATCTGTTCACCAATAGAGTACATGGGCACTGAACTTTCCTTTATTGCTGAGTTCCAGCGCAGGGGCGGGGATCTTGATCATATTCGCAACAAATAATACAGAACGCAGCCATTTTTTATTGGTGCGGATACGGGTAAGATCGATGTCAGGCGAAAGGAAGAAATGCCTGGTCCTTTCAAGTTGAGGATAGGTATAATCATTCCCATCGGGCCCTTTCCATTTGTTCTCTTCTCCGCCCAGCATTCCGCGTGCATTGTAACCCACGGCCAGGTTGAGCCATTTCGGAAGTCTGCTTTCAGGAATGAATGAATTGATATTGAAACTGACCCAGTAGGTCTGTGAATTATAATCTTTCAACAACCGCTCGTAGAGGGGTTTGCCAAAAAGCTGATTGCGCCTGTTCTTCATTTCCTGAGTGGAATAATCATAAGCCGTATAACCCAGTTTGATCTGGATCCTTTGTTCGTTCCATGCAAGGTCCTGGGCCAGGTAAGCAGCTGCGCCGGCAGCATTGGCCGCCATATCGCCCCAGCTGAAGCCCCATTCCGCGGAATAGCCATCCTGGATCTCGATGATACTTTGATAGGCTACAGCACTGAAGGCGCCAAGCCAGGCACTCTTTTTGCGACCCAGTCCCGTCCAATGCCAGGCTTCGGTGGACACCCTGCTTAACTGGTAGGCAGTCCAGGTGTGCCCGGCTTTATCCATTTGCTGCCATTCTTTGTTATCATTGAAAAAATGGAAATGGGTTTTCTCATATCCTTCGTACCAGGCTTTGTTGAGTGCAATGAAGGAGCCGGTCCATAATCCAACATGAGCGCCTGTAACCAGCCAGAGCCTGGGCTGTGAAACTGTGCGGACCGGTGCAGTGTTGAGGGAGGAAGTGGCAACAGTATCTCCGGAATGTCCGGACTGATACAAATCAACCTGAACTTCCTGCGCATGGAGGTGCACCAGGGGCAGCAACAGACATGCGATGAAGAGAAGGGGTTTTCTCCTGCGGCGCTGGGTCATAACATAAAAAATACGTTTGTAACACGAGGTTGTCAATCCATAAAATTCAATAACTTCAGACCTTCAACCCGTCATAGAACGTGCAAATTAAAAAGTTAGTATGGAAGCTAAGATCAAGGAAAATGTGAATGCCTGGCTGAATGGAAATTTTGATCAGGATACAAAAAATGAAATCAGGAGGCTGGAAGCGGAGAACCCCAATGAACTGGCCGATGCATTTTACCGGAACCTGGAATTCGGTACCGGCGGACTGCGCGGCATCATGGGCGTAGGCACCAACCGTATGAACAAATACACGGTGGGCATGAGTACACAGGGATATGCCAATTATCTTAAGCAAACATATCCCGGCGGTGATGTCCGTGTGGCCATTGCACATGATCCACGCAATAACAGCCGCAATTTCGCCGAGATCACCGCCAATGTGATGGCGGCCAACGGCATCAAAGTATTTCTCTTTGAATCCCTCAGGCCAACGCCTGAACTGAGTTTCACCATCCGAAAACTCGGTTGTCAGGGAGGCGTGGTTTGTACAGCTTCCCATAACCCGAAAGAATACAACGGATACAAAGCATACTGGAATGATGGCGGACAACTGGTACCACCGCATGATAAAAACGTTATACGGGAGGTAGACAAGATCGCTTCTGTTGACGATGTGAAATGGAGTGGTGGCGAAGCCAATATCCAGATCATCGGAAAGGAGATGGACGATGCCTATATCAAAATGGTAAAGGGCCTCAGTGTTTATCCTGAAGTGATTGCACAGCAACATGATCTGAAGATCGTGTATACTCCAATTCATGGTACAGGCATCATGCTGGTGCCGCAGGTATTGAGGGAGTTCGGTTTCACCAATGTTACGATAGTGGAAGAGCAGGCAAAGCCCGATGGCAATTTCCCTACCGTGGTATATCCGAATCCTGAAGAGTCCGAAGCCATGAGCATCGGTCTCAAAAAAGCAAAGGCACTGGACGCGGATATCCTGCTGGGTACCGATCCTGATGCTGACCGCGTTGGTATCGGCATCAAAGACAATAATGGCAACTGGGTGCTCATGAATGGCAACCAGACTGCCGTACTCGCTTTCAACTACCTGCTGGAAGCACGACGTACTAAAGGTGTGGCACAACCGAACGACATGGTGGTGAAGACCATCGTTACCACAGATATGATCGACAGGATCGCGGCCCATTACAATGTTGCCTGTTACAATGTGCTCACCGGCTTCAAATGGATCGCTGAACTGATCAAGGAAAAAGAAGGAAAAGAGAATTATGTAATTGGCGGTGAAGAAAGTTATGGATTGATGATTGGCGACCAGCTCAGGGATAAAGACGCCGTAAGCGCAGTAGCCCTGCTTTGCGAAATGGCTGCTTACGAAAAAGCGAAAGGACGCAGCCTCTACGATAAACTGCTTGACCTCTACATTCAGTTCGGTTATTTCCAGGAACACCTGATCTCCATCACAAAGAAGGGGATGAACGGACAACAGGAGATTGCCGGTATGATGGAGCAGTATCGTAAAACACCGCCTGCATCACTGAACAATACACCTGTGGTACAGTTATTGGATTACCAGCTGAAACGCGGACGCAATCTGCAAACAGGAGAGGAGTGGGATATCAGTTTGCCCGGCTCCAATGTATTGCAGTTCATCCTGGCCGATGGAAGCAAGATCTCTGCCCGCCCCAGCGGAACAGAGCCCAAAATAAAATTCTATTTCAGCGTGAATACGCAACTCAGCAATGCCAACGGGTTTCCTGAAGCGCAGGCTGCAGCAAAAAGCAAGATCGACGGGATCATTCAAGGCCTGTCTTTATAAAAACCAATAAAAAAAACAACTACAATGAAGAGATTATTTTCATGCTTACTTGTGACAATGGTTTTGATGAGTGTGGGTACAGGCTCTCAGGCTCAGACCAAGATTGGATATATCAGCCTGCAGGAACTGATAGTTGCCATGCCTGAATACAAAAAGGCCAATGGCGATATGCAGGAGCATCAGAAAGCTTTGCAGGAGCAGGCAAACGATTACCAGGTGGAATTCCAGCGGAAAGACAGCATTTTCAATGTTGACTCAGTCAAATGGACGCCGGCTATGCGTGAGATAAAAAGAAAGGAACTGAACGAACTATATATCAAGATCGTGAACTTCAACCAGACCGCACAGCAGTCCATGCAGAAGAAAGAGCAGGAATTGCTGGAGCCCATTCAGCAAAAAGCCGTGCAAACCACACAGGCTGTTGCCAAGGAGAACGGGTATGCCTATATTCTCAGCAAAGAGCAACTGATCGCTTTCCCTGCTGCCGATGACATACTACCGCTTGTGGCAAAGAAACTGGGGATCAACCTGAGCGCTGCGCCGCCGCCGGCAGGTGCACCAGGTGGGGTAAGAAGACCGTAACAGGGATATAAATTTATAATGGAGAAGCCGTTCTGTACAGAGCGGCTTTTTCTTTTTTGAACAGTGGGACCACTCACCGGGCACAGGATTTGAAGCCATTCCACAAAACAGCATCATGGAAAAGAGGATTCTTGGAATTTTTTTCTCCCTGCTGGGAACCGTTGGACTGATCCTGGCAGCAGCCAATTTCGTAAGTGGCGCCAGTAAGACCAAAGACATAAAGCTGATGGCCATTTATGCTATACTGGGACTGGTATTCTTTATCGCAGGCATCGGGTTGATCAGAAATACGAAGGACAGGCCTTCCTGAAAATACCGGCTCAATGCAGGAACATTCAGCTATATCTTCCTAAAAGACAGTTCGCTCATCCTCGGTTATGAACAGGCAGATGCACTGAAATATTTTCTCTCAAAGCCTGAATGGCCCAAATAAAAAAGTGACCGCCAGATGGCAATCACTCTTCTACTAAAATATCGATAACAATTATTCTATCGTTCTTTCACTGATCTTTCCAGTAGTCTTGTTTTTCAGGATCAGTTTTTTTGCACCGTAATGCGTTACTTCTTCTTTCACCAGGTAATGGTCTTTATCAAATTCCACCAGGTGACTGTCTTTTGTAACGCCGGTCTTGCCACGCCAGATGTCGAGCTTCACCGGTTCCCATTGTTTCGATTTGGCGGAGCGGTAGGCTGCATCCAGTATACAGTTCACCACATAACCATCATAGAAGGTTTCTTTGGGAGATGAGCCGTTTTCCATGGCGTTGAACATATCCATGAACATATGGTTGTAACCGAGCTCATTCAGTTCATCACCTACCGGGAACAACCAACCGCTGTTGCTTTCAGCTTTTTCAGCAACATAGTCGGCGCCTTTGCCGGTGGTGAACATATCGAAACCGGTACGGAGGAAACTATTGATCCAGATAGTGCCTTCAGTGCCCATCACTTCATCACGAAGATCGAGGCCACCACGGAAGGTCCAACTGACTTCGAATTGTCCGATAGCGCCGTTCTCATATTTTACCAGACCGATAGCATGGTCTTCCGCATCGATGGGTTTCACCTGCGTGTCGGCCCAGCACATCACTTCAACCGGTTTGATGTCTTTACCAATATAGCTGCGGCTGATCTCCACGCAATGACAACCGAGGTCGAGGATGCAACCACCGCCGGCCAGCTCCATGTCCCAGAACCAGTCGCTATGCGGCCCGGGATGCGTTTCCCGGCTCTTGGCCCAGAGGATGCGGCCCAAAGCCCCGTTCTGCACGGATTCCAGCGCTTTGATGAATTTGGGCGTATAAACAAGGTCTTCCAGGTATCCGTTGAAGATGCCTGCTTTCTCCACTGCTTCCAGCATACGCCTCGCTTCCTCACCATTACGGCCAAGTGGTTTGGTGGTGATCACCGCTTTCTGGTGTTTGCAACAAAGCATCACAGCTTCTTCGTGCATATGATTCGGCAATGAAATACAAACCACATCCACTTCCGGACGGGCGATGGCTTCTTCCAGATTGGTAGTATAAAAACCAACATTGTAATCGTCTGCAAACTTCTTTGCACTTTCCTTTCTGCGGGAATAGATGCTAACGATCTTGTCCCTGCTTCTGTATCCTTGAATCGAATCCGCATAGAAGCGTCCGATAAACCCGGAACCGAGCATCGCAATTCTTTTCATAATGTTTGTTCGTATTAGGTTCTTGAAGTATTCTGTTATGCCTTCTCAGCAAGCTGTTTTTTCTCGCGGAAGAAGAGAATGAAATAGATCAGCACTGCAATAGCAATGTAAGCAGGAACGAACCAGATACTCTTCCAGTCGTGCCCGCCTTCGGTTGCATAACTGTTGGTTACATATCCTGAGAACTTCGTGCCGATTACCATACCGAGGCCATAAGTAGCAAAGGTGAAAAGCCCCTGAGCAGCGCTCTTGATTTTTTCTCCTGCTTTCTTTTCGGTATACATATATCCGGTAACGAAGAAGAAGTCATAACATACGCCATGCAGGATGATGCCCGCATACAACAACCAGGTGCCTGTACCGGCATCGCCATAAGCAAAAGCCACATAACGCAGGATCCACGCCAGCATTCCGATGATGAGCATATTCTTTACACCGATCCTGTTAAAGAGGAAAGGAATGGCCAGAATGAAAAGCCCTTCGGAGAACTGACCGATGATCATTTTACTGGCAGGTTTATCCATCCCCACTTCATTCAGGAATGGATTGGCAAATCCATAGTAGAAGGAGAGCGGGATGCAGATCAGAATGGCAGCAATGAAGAAGACCAGGTAAGATTTATTTTTCAACAGAGCGAAAGCTTCTACTCCAAGCGCTTTGGATGCAGAACCAGTTGCATCTCTTTTAGGAGGCGTATTGGGTAAAATGAAACTGTACAAACCCAAAACAACCGAAGCGCCTGCAGCGATCAGGAAAGTAGTGGAGGTTTTTTCGATCTGCAATTGTCCAACCAGAAAACCGGCTACGATCCAGCCGATCGTACCAAATACCCTGATCCAGGGGAATTGTTTGCCGGGATCGCTCATGTGCTGGAAGGCGATGCTATTACTGAGTGCGATAGTAGGCATGTAAAGAATGGAATACAATAATACCACCCAGAAGAATACGTCTGCGTCCGTCACCATTGTGGACAGATAAAGTATTACAGCGCCACCCAGGTGAAGCAGGCCCATCATTTTTTGAGCAGCGAAGTACCGGTCTGCGATCATTCCCACAAAAAAGGGAGAGATCATGGTGGCAATGGCCAGCGCCATATAAGCATCGCCAATTTTTTTATCGATTCCAGCTGTTTGCATATGCTCTCCCATATAAGTTCCGAGCGTAACATACCAGGCGCACCAGATAAAGTACTGGAGGAACATCATAATGGCAAGCGAAATCCCCGTGTTAGTTTTCATCAGTCTGTATTGGTTTAGTAGAAGTTATGTTTGATTAAGAGGGAAATTTACAAAACAATTTGATAGTGGCGTCAGTACACAGTGAAAAACTCTTCCACATTACGAATAATATTACGGGGATAAATAATGCATGCTATAACGACTGCCGGCACCCTGCACAAATTTTTCATGCTGCTTGATCCAAATTCCTATATTTGTATAAGTGCTTATACAATTATCTATGAACTTTTACGAATCACTCGGATTTCTTGTGCTGGGCAGCCGCCTCCGCCGCCTCAGTGAAACATTTCTGGCAGACGTGAACAGGGTTTACGCTGAACATCAACTGAAGTTCGACGCCAGCTGGTTTCCCGTTTTCTATATTCTCAGTAAACAGAAACAGGTTTCCATCCGCTATATAGCCGATGAACTGGCCGTTTCCCATTCCGCCATCAGCCAGCTCGTGAGCAGCCTGCAGGATAAAGGTCTGGTGAAGACCACAGCCTCAGCAGATGATGGTAGAAAGAAGGTAGTCACCTTTACTGCAAAAGGATTAAAACTTCAGCAACAGATAGAGCCTGTTTGGAGCGCCCTGAGCAAAGCCATGGAAGAACTGGCGAAGGAAGGTAACCACAGCAAACATTTCCTCAAGGCCATTGGCGAATTCGAATCAGGACTGTCATCTGCTTCACTTTTCGAAAGAGTGGAAAAACATCTCGATCAATAATCTTACAAATCCAAATACATGAACGAGTTTCAATACGGCATCGATCAACTCACCGTCAGCAGCGCCCTTGCCATTGCTTCCGGCAGTCTGAAAGGCGTGCTGGGAAAAGCTTCCCGAGAGAAGGTGCTAAGCAGCCAGCAGCATGTGCAGGAGATCGTGAACACCAACCGCACAGTTTATGGCGTGAACACAGGTTTCGGCATTCTCGCATCCGCCAGCATCTCCGATGAAGACACCAGGCTGCTGCAGCATAAGATCCTGCAAAGCCATAGTGTAGGCGTAGGCGATCCCATTCCAACTGAGGTAGCCAGGATCATGCTCATCACCAAGATGCAGGCATTGGCGCAGGGTTTTTCAGGTGTACAACTGGAAACACTGGAACGCATCAACTGGCATATCGAAAACGATGTGATCCCCGTAGTACCGGAAAAGGGTAGTGTGGGCGCATCGGGAGATCTTGCTCCTTTATCGCATTTGTTCCTGCCGCTGATTGGACTGGGGGAAGTGTTTTACAAAGGAGAACGCCTGCCTTCACAGAAAGTATTGCAGCAATTCAACATGCATGCCATTCAGCTGGGACCGAAAGAAGGACTGGCGCTGATCAACGGAACACAATTCATTTTGTCGTTTGCTGTGAAAGCCGTGCAACGTATGCACAATTGCCTGGAAGCTGCCGATATCATCGGAGCGATGAGCCTCGAAGCCCTCACCGGCACCAAAGCCCCGTTTGATGAACGACTGCACCAGCTGCGTCCATATGCAGGCAGCAAACTGGTAGCGCAAAGACTTCGTTTATTATTACATGATTCCAATATTATGCAAAGCCATATGGACTGTGGACGTGTGCAGGACCCATACAGCCTGCGTTGCATGCCACAGGTACATGGCGCCAGCCGCAATGCCTGGCTGCACCTGAAAGAACTCACCGAGATCGAGCTCAACTCAGTTACAGACAATCCTATCATTCTTGCTGCAGACGATACTATCAGTGGTGGTAACTTCCATGGACAACCGATGGCGCTTCCTCTCGACTATGCCTGCTTTGCAGCAGCGGAGATAGGTAATATTGCCGACCGCCGTTGTTATCTTTTGCTGGAAGGAAAATGGGGACTGCCCATGCTGCTGATGAAGAATGTAGGGCTCAACAGCGGCTTCATGATCCCGCAATATACCACTGCTGCACTGGTAACAGAGAACAAAACGCTTTGCTTTCCCGCCAGCGCCGATTCCATTCCCACTTCACTTGGTCAGGAAGACCATGTGAGCATGGGCAGCATCAGCGGCCGCAAGCTGAATAAAGTGATCGATAACCTGGAATACATTTTGGCCATCGAACTGCTCAGCGCCTGCCAGGCCATCGAGTTCCGCCGCCCGCTCAAAAGCAGCGCCATCCTGGAATTTGCGCATGACTATGTACGTAAGTATGTGTCCTTTGCAGAAGAAGACAGGATCTTCGCCAATGATATCAACCAGATCCGCGAGATCATCCATGATTTCTCTTTCGTGGGCCAGGTGAACAGTTTTGCCAGTGCCGGTAAATCCATGCTCAATGAAGGATACGAACAATTTGAACTGACATCATCATCCAACTAAAATCATTCGTTATGATCAAAACATACGATCCCGCAAAATATAAAACGCCCACCGGCTCCACCCTCAACTGCAAAGGATGGGTGCAGGAAGCGGCACTGCGCATGTTACTCAACAATCTCGATCCCGATGTGGCCGAACGTCCTGAAGAACTGATCGTGTACGGAGGAAGAGGCAAGGCCGCCAGGAATTTCGAAGCGCTTGACCTCATCATCAAAGGACTGAAAGACCTGGAAGAGAACGAGACCCTGCTCATTCAGAGCGGAAAGCCCGTTGGCATTCTCAGAACGCATAAGGATGCGCCCCGCGTGCTGCTCAGCAATTCACAGCTCGTTCCCAACTGGGCCAACTGGCAACATTTTGATGAACTGGAGAAAAAAGGACTGATGATGTACGGCCAGATGACCGCCGGCTCCTGGATCTATATCGGATCGCAGGGCATCGTTCAGGGCACTTATGAAACCTATGCAGCTGCGGCCGATAAACATTTCGGAGGAACACTTCGTGGTACCTTCAACGTTACTGCTGGCCTCGGTGGCATGGGTGGCGCTCAGCCACTCGCCATCACCATGAATGAAGGCGTGGCCCTGGTAGCGGAAGTGGAAAAATGGAGGATCGAAAAAAGATTGCAGACAAAATATCTGGATGTGATGATCGAAGATATCGATGCCGCTATCGACCGTGCGCTGGAAGCCCGCGCAAAAGGAGAAGTGCTGAGCATCGGTGTTCTCTGCAATGCCGTAGACCTTCTGCAAAGACTGGTTGACCGCAACATAACCCCGGA
This portion of the Pseudobacter ginsenosidimutans genome encodes:
- a CDS encoding glycosyltransferase family protein yields the protein MRIGIFETTHFEVAYTLIRLFNHPDNQLTVFCYVPAAEQLKYLLKDEQQRFNWVIRPEAMSKAHFVRVIRNEIDSAGIEMLLLDSVEDNFIHYARMVRLLPGVRTILTLHDINNYFEYHNNGSLRRFVRNYGKKRLVRAVHEFTVLSSTLEDALCSKLPAGKIVRNIPGAIFDETQYRQPGAIEDEIHIVVPGTVDEKRRNYDAVFNLLDSCHQQNIKVKITLLGGISNLYGSRVLGRAKAYRALHNNLYWYESEIVEQPEFDRVMQESHFIFSPTVVETVIFDDVQEKYGITKSSGNVGDMIRFARPAIVPKDLRLSPEFSACVMRYEHINEIPDQLAQIRDDPSKYIMLKEAAYVCSLQFRAEVFYTRYPDLFTKAGS
- a CDS encoding oligosaccharide flippase family protein encodes the protein MPSIRKNLAYNFLLSASQVLLPLVSIPYLSRVLSPEGIGRVSFIDSFTYYFLFIAEYGIILYGIREVAKKKQDKAARDVLVSELLALHLITSLMATILYAIAVYLLWDKIRDIRLLLFSISYLLINSFACEWYFMGMERFRFITLRSLITRLLALGSLFILVKGGDDYWIYYGIMVVAAIVNSLWNNLNLFREVKVSFRNIDWKKHLKYTHITNGINLAMGVTLLLDNVLLRLVSTAAVVGIYALSAKILRMATLLITDSLQVFYPRIAALKGEGNDDRKQEVMQKNLQFLVFFAVPMSAGICLLAGPLVRLLFGDGYTEAIPTIRILSCFPLLRGLSLFFCNQVLIAHHQEKKAFISLAIGNLLYIPVMLLLSLQWQYRGAAASLIIGEILVLSLAYVLASRTFPLLRLFDRKTFFQSILSASLFIPVFYLLNELRLPDLIVLLISIPACTFFYFIMQLYVLRNEFARAILQWVSNSFIKKETGSPSA
- a CDS encoding OmpH family outer membrane protein → MKRLFSCLLVTMVLMSVGTGSQAQTKIGYISLQELIVAMPEYKKANGDMQEHQKALQEQANDYQVEFQRKDSIFNVDSVKWTPAMREIKRKELNELYIKIVNFNQTAQQSMQKKEQELLEPIQQKAVQTTQAVAKENGYAYILSKEQLIAFPAADDILPLVAKKLGINLSAAPPPAGAPGGVRRP
- a CDS encoding DUF2279 domain-containing protein; this encodes MTQRRRRKPLLFIACLLLPLVHLHAQEVQVDLYQSGHSGDTVATSSLNTAPVRTVSQPRLWLVTGAHVGLWTGSFIALNKAWYEGYEKTHFHFFNDNKEWQQMDKAGHTWTAYQLSRVSTEAWHWTGLGRKKSAWLGAFSAVAYQSIIEIQDGYSAEWGFSWGDMAANAAGAAAYLAQDLAWNEQRIQIKLGYTAYDYSTQEMKNRRNQLFGKPLYERLLKDYNSQTYWVSFNINSFIPESRLPKWLNLAVGYNARGMLGGEENKWKGPDGNDYTYPQLERTRHFFLSPDIDLTRIRTNKKWLRSVLFVANMIKIPAPALELSNKGKFSAHVLYW
- a CDS encoding Gfo/Idh/MocA family protein, with product MKRIAMLGSGFIGRFYADSIQGYRSRDKIVSIYSRRKESAKKFADDYNVGFYTTNLEEAIARPEVDVVCISLPNHMHEEAVMLCCKHQKAVITTKPLGRNGEEARRMLEAVEKAGIFNGYLEDLVYTPKFIKALESVQNGALGRILWAKSRETHPGPHSDWFWDMELAGGGCILDLGCHCVEISRSYIGKDIKPVEVMCWADTQVKPIDAEDHAIGLVKYENGAIGQFEVSWTFRGGLDLRDEVMGTEGTIWINSFLRTGFDMFTTGKGADYVAEKAESNSGWLFPVGDELNELGYNHMFMDMFNAMENGSSPKETFYDGYVVNCILDAAYRSAKSKQWEPVKLDIWRGKTGVTKDSHLVEFDKDHYLVKEEVTHYGAKKLILKNKTTGKISERTIE
- a CDS encoding phospho-sugar mutase; this translates as MEAKIKENVNAWLNGNFDQDTKNEIRRLEAENPNELADAFYRNLEFGTGGLRGIMGVGTNRMNKYTVGMSTQGYANYLKQTYPGGDVRVAIAHDPRNNSRNFAEITANVMAANGIKVFLFESLRPTPELSFTIRKLGCQGGVVCTASHNPKEYNGYKAYWNDGGQLVPPHDKNVIREVDKIASVDDVKWSGGEANIQIIGKEMDDAYIKMVKGLSVYPEVIAQQHDLKIVYTPIHGTGIMLVPQVLREFGFTNVTIVEEQAKPDGNFPTVVYPNPEESEAMSIGLKKAKALDADILLGTDPDADRVGIGIKDNNGNWVLMNGNQTAVLAFNYLLEARRTKGVAQPNDMVVKTIVTTDMIDRIAAHYNVACYNVLTGFKWIAELIKEKEGKENYVIGGEESYGLMIGDQLRDKDAVSAVALLCEMAAYEKAKGRSLYDKLLDLYIQFGYFQEHLISITKKGMNGQQEIAGMMEQYRKTPPASLNNTPVVQLLDYQLKRGRNLQTGEEWDISLPGSNVLQFILADGSKISARPSGTEPKIKFYFSVNTQLSNANGFPEAQAAAKSKIDGIIQGLSL
- a CDS encoding nucleoside permease, with protein sequence MKTNTGISLAIMMFLQYFIWCAWYVTLGTYMGEHMQTAGIDKKIGDAYMALAIATMISPFFVGMIADRYFAAQKMMGLLHLGGAVILYLSTMVTDADVFFWVVLLYSILYMPTIALSNSIAFQHMSDPGKQFPWIRVFGTIGWIVAGFLVGQLQIEKTSTTFLIAAGASVVLGLYSFILPNTPPKRDATGSASKALGVEAFALLKNKSYLVFFIAAILICIPLSFYYGFANPFLNEVGMDKPASKMIIGQFSEGLFILAIPFLFNRIGVKNMLIIGMLAWILRYVAFAYGDAGTGTWLLYAGIILHGVCYDFFFVTGYMYTEKKAGEKIKSAAQGLFTFATYGLGMVIGTKFSGYVTNSYATEGGHDWKSIWFVPAYIAIAVLIYFILFFREKKQLAEKA
- a CDS encoding acyl-CoA-binding protein → MDLKSRFEQAVADSKNLTDRPSNDTLLQLYSYYKQATEGDINVDPPSNPFDFVSKAKFEAWAALKGKSKDNAMEEYVELIEKLKG